In a single window of the Fusarium falciforme chromosome 3, complete sequence genome:
- a CDS encoding MFS domain-containing protein → MEHTTSKDQGPKAHDRVSNYSLKETKVAANELSLEDAEIIAALQSYVPGTSEENRLVRKADMVLLPLLWWMYILAYLDRGNIANANAAGMSEDLGLSENQYSLLVSLFFVAYVLFELPSNMLLMKIKPSIYLPTICVIWGSVIIGMSQSKNPSSFLAGRFFLGAIEAGLFPGALFLLTCWYTKKEVGKRFCIFYTSGCVAPALGGIMAGAVISRLEGARGIPGWRWLLLIEGVVTVACGFGLYFVLPDYPRNSKMLTPEQRLLGHVRILHDQSASVQPEEDNLTPFQAVAATLKDGRTWLFLALYTCNILGLTISYFIPTMLKGLGYTSVTAQWMTVPIWACGAVFQLFWSWTSDKTQDRRWHITGLLSIAALSCLIAIVVRNNTVKYVMMCFLIGGMFTTVPLILNWTSEVMARPERKRSIAIAFVNSFGHTSYIYGSYLWPASEGPRNLKGFAASNAVLGTAAILAAVLPIIFKYMPNKDEEPVQRRDQETAERED, encoded by the exons ATGGAGCACACGACATCCAAGGATCAGGGGCCCAAGGCTCACGATCGCGTTTCCAACTACAGCctcaaggagaccaaggttGCCGCCAACGAACTTTCTCTAGAAGATGCCGAGATTATCGCAGCCCTCCAGAGTTATGTTCCGGGAACTTCAGAGGAAAATCGACTAGTCAGGAAGGCCGACATGGTCTTGCTTCCCCTTCTCTGGTGGATGTACATTCTTGCATACCTCGACCGAGGGAACATT gccaatgccaatgccgCAGGAATGAGTGAGGATCTAGGACTCAGCGAGAACC AATACTCTCTGCTCGTatctctcttcttcgtcgCCTACGTCCTGTTCGAATTACCCTCCAACATGCTATTGATGAAGATCAAGCCTTCCATCTACCTGCCTACCATCTGTGTCATCTGGGGCAGTGTGATTATCGGAATGTCCCAGAGCAAGAACCCATCCTCGTTCCTTGCCGGCCGTTTCTTCCTTGGCGCCATTGAGGCCGGTCTGTTTCCTGGCGCTCTTTTCCTCTTGACCTGTTGGTACACCAAGAAGGAAGTTG GTAAACGGTTCTGTATCTTCTACACTTCGGGTTGTGTTGCGCCTGCCCTCGGTGGCATCATGGCCGGAGCCGTTATCTCGCGACTGGAGGGAGCCCGTGGAATCCCAGGCTGGCGATGGCTGCTCCTCATTGAAGGCGTCGTTACCGTTGCCTGCGGATTCGGTCTCTACTTTGTACTCCCCGACTACCCCCGAAACTCCAAAATGTTGACCCCCGAGCAACGACTTCTCGGCCACGTCCGCATCCTGCACGACCAGAGCGCCTCTGTTCAACCCGAGGAGGATAACCTGACACCCTTCCAAGCCGTTGCAGCAACCCTCAAGGACGGCAGAACTTGGCTGTTCCTAGCTCTCTATACCTGTAACATTCTGGGCTTGACCATCTCGTACTTTATTCCCACCATGCTCAAGGGACTCGGCTACACCAGTGTCACCGCTCAATGGATGACGGTCCCCATCTGGGCCTGCGGTGCTGTTTTCCAGCTCTTCTGGTCGTGGACCTCGGATAAGACCCAAGATCGCAGATGGCACATCACTGGCCTGCTCTCAATTGCGGCGCTATCGTGCCTGATCGCCATTGTTGTCAGGAACAACACTGTCAAGTACGTCATGATGTGTTTCCTCATTGGTGGCATGTTCACAACTGTGCCACTGATTCTTAACTGGACGAGCGAGGTCATGGCCAGGCCAGAGCGAAAGCGCTCTATTGCCATTGCCTTTGTCAACTCGTTCGGCCACACCAGCTACATCTACGGAAGCTACTTGTGGCCCGCGTCGGAAGGACCCCGCAACCTCAAGGGATTCGCAGCCTCCAATGCTGTTCTCGGCACCGCCGCCATCCTTGCCGCGGTTCTTCCCATCATTTTCAAGTACATGCCCAACAAGGATGAAGAGCCTGTCCAGCGAAGGGACCAGGAAACCGCCGAACGAGAAGATTGA